The proteins below come from a single Columba livia isolate bColLiv1 breed racing homer chromosome 28, bColLiv1.pat.W.v2, whole genome shotgun sequence genomic window:
- the BCAN gene encoding brevican core protein isoform X2, with protein sequence MASALPLLLLCVLVPTVVPEVFGPGDGTEDLKALQVSIPRHPALDAVLAGDITIPCLITYLGPLPTAGTAGRRAVLGAPRVKWTFISEGREVEILVARGDRVKVSEDYRLRASLPIFHQRYTNASLLLTELRPNDSGIYRCDVQHGIEDGHDILDVKVKGVVFHYREGSMRYAYTFTEAQEACARIGARIATPEQLYAAYMGGYEQCDAGWIADQTVRYPIHTPREACYGDMNGFPGVRNYGVVDPEDMYDVYCYAEELPEGTNSFPEAAREPEGLQEIVTVAEKLEELQLPRAQVEIESRGAIYAVPFFEDAELEKPSLSPEDALGPGARHPPLDTSVSPAVPFPTAVAVPEAGVPRSCGAEPGSRSPAEEEGATGAVGECPVPGHELSRTEEEQGAAPGRDPGIASAESLGGGRDPNQPTEPDTITSTQLSMVPRAGAEGPTGALSLDGAAADSREPGGTPPRGHGSGRASTPVPPTEDAELSGDVAESPRVSPLPPAPSQPQEEGEEQSGALWVPSPVAPRAGTTVPMAEVTVVTPWHTEVPSSSGAPATGGEEAVPRPPGTDHGMPTVSSEEEEDEEEDDEEEEQPAPSAATVEGFLAAIPGEPGGCVPNPCLNGGTCTEDGAHPTCLCLPGYGGSSCERPLEKCSPGWDGFQGACYKHFSTRRSWEDAESQCRHYGGHLATILTPEEQDFINDQYREYQWIGLNDRTIEGDFQWSDGSPLLYENWHPGQPDSYFLSGENCVVIVWHDGGQWSDVPCNYHLSYTCKMGLVQCGPPPAVSNARAFGKPKQRYEIGSITRYQCRPGFAPRRSPIIRCREDGTWEPPQLACRPGLGQPPDD encoded by the exons ATGGCCTCAGCcctcccgctgctgctgctctgcgtGCTTGTCCCCACGGTGGTCCCGGAGGTGTTTGGCCCTGGAGATGGCACAG AGGACCTCAAGGCTCTGCAGGTCTCCATCCCGCGCCACCCGGCCCTTGACGCCGTGCTGGCGGGCGACATCACCATCCCCTGCCTCATCACCTACCTCGGTCCCCTGCCCACCGCCGGCACAGCTGGGCGCCGCGCGGTGCTGGGAGCCCCCCGGGTCAAGTGGACCTTCATCTCCGAGGGCAGGGAGGTGGAGATCTTGGTAGCCCGGGGGGACAGGGTGAAGGTGAGCGAGGACTATCGCCTCCGCGCCTCCCTGCCCATCTTCCACCAGCGCTACACCAACGCCTCCCTGCTGCTCACCGAGCTGCGGCCCAACGACTCGGGGATCTACCGCTGCGACGTGCAGCATGGCATCGAGGACGGCCATGACATCCTCGACGTCAAAGTCAAAG ggGTGGTGTTTCATTACCGGGAGGGCTCCATGCGCTACGCCTACACCTTCACCGAGGCGCAGGAGGCTTGTGCCCGGATCGGCGCCCGCATCGCCACCCCCGAGCAGCTCTACGCTGCCTACATGGGCGGCTACGAGCAGTGCGATGCCGGCTGGATCGCCGACCAGACTGTCAG GTATCCCATCCACACGCCTCGCGAGGCCTGTTATGGAGACATGAACGGCTTCCCCGGGGTGAGGAACTACGGGGTGGTGGACCCGGAGGACATGTATGACGTGTACTGCTATGCCGAGGAGCTCCCAG AAGGGACAAACTCTTTCCCTGAGGCTGCCAGAGAGCCCGAGGGCCTGCAGGAGATTGTTACAGTGGCAGAaaagctggaggagctgcagctgcccagAGCGCAAGTGGAGATTGAGTCGCGAGGGGCTATATACGCCGTCCCTTTCTTTGAGGACGCGGAGCTGGAAAAGCCGAGCCTGTCCCCCGAAGACGCACTGGGGCCAGGGGCCCGGCACCCCCCACTAGATACCTCCGTGTCCCCTGCCGTCCCTTTCCCCACGGCCGTGGCCGTCCCCGAGGCAGGCGTCCCGCGTAGCTGTGGTGCGGAGCCGGGGAGCCGGTCCCCCGCGGAGGAGGAGGGGGCGACAGGGGCAGTTGGGGAGTGCCCAGTGCCCGGGCACGAGCTGTCCCGCACGG AGGAGGAGCAAGGAGCAGCACCGGGCAGGGACCCTGGCATTGCATCAGCAGAGAGCCTGGGTGGAGGGCGAGACCCCAACCAGCCCACAGAGCCGGACACCATCACCAGCACACAGCTCTCCATGGTCCCACGGGCAGGTGCAGAGGGACCCACCGGTGCCCTGTCCCTggatggggctgcagcag ATAGCCGAGAGCCTGGTGGGACCCCTCCGCGTGGCCACGGCTCCGGCAGGGCGAGCACCCCCGTCCCCCCCACCGAAGACGCCGAGCTCTCGGGAGACGTGGCCGAAAGCCCCAGGGTGTCCCCGCTGCCCCCGGCGCCCTCGCAGCctcaggaggagggagaggagcagtCAGGGGCCCTGTGGGTCCCCTCGCCTGTGGCCCCAAGGGCTGGGaccactgtccccatggcagAGGTGACGGTGGTCACCCCATGGCACACGGAGGTGCCCAGCAGCAGCGGTGCCCCAGCCACAGGAGGTGAGGAGGCTGTGCCACGACCCCCAGGCACTGACCATGGGATGCCCACTGTATcttcagaagaggaggaagatgaggaggaggatgatgagGAGGAAGAGCAACCCGCTCCCTCCGCTGCAACGGTGGAGGGTTTCCTTGCAGCCATTCCTGGAGAACCAG GTGgctgtgtccccaacccctGCCTGAACGGAGGGACCTGCACAGAGGACGGTGCCCACCCCACCTGCCTCTGCCTGCCCGGCTATGGAGGCAGCAGCTGCGAGAGAC CGCTGGAGAAGTGCAGCCCCGGCTGGGACGGCTTCCAGGGAGCCTGCTACAAGCATTTCTCTACGCGGCGGAGCTGGGAGGACGCGGAGAGCCAGTGCAGACATTATGGGGGGCACCTGGCCACCATCCTGACCCCCGAAGAGCAGGACTTCATCAACG aCCAGTACAGGGAATACCAGTGGATCGGCTTGAACGACCGGACCATCGAGGGGGATTTCCAGTGGTCTGACGGCAGCCCCTTG CTCTATGAGAACTGGCACCCCGGGCAGCCCGACAGCTACTTTCTCTCCGGGGAGAACTGTGTGGTCATTGTGTGGCACGACGGGGGCCAGTGGAGCGACGTGCCCTGCAACTACCACCTGTCCTACACCTGCAAAATGGGGCTGG TGCAGTGCGGGCCCCCCCCCGCTGTCAGCAACGCCCGCGCCTTCGGCAAACCAAAGCAGCGCTACGAGATTGGCTCCATCACGCGGTACCAGTGCCGCCCCGGCTTTGCCCCCCGCCGCTCGCCCATCATCCGGTGCCgggaggatgggacatgggAGCCCCCCCAGCTCGCCTGTCGCCCCG GCCTGGGTCAGCCCCCCGACGACTGA
- the BCAN gene encoding brevican core protein isoform X3 — translation MASALPLLLLCVLVPTVVPEVFGPGDGTEDLKALQVSIPRHPALDAVLAGDITIPCLITYLGPLPTAGTAGRRAVLGAPRVKWTFISEGREVEILVARGDRVKVSEDYRLRASLPIFHQRYTNASLLLTELRPNDSGIYRCDVQHGIEDGHDILDVKVKGVVFHYREGSMRYAYTFTEAQEACARIGARIATPEQLYAAYMGGYEQCDAGWIADQTVRYPIHTPREACYGDMNGFPGVRNYGVVDPEDMYDVYCYAEELPGEIFLETAPDKFTLEEAAARCRVLGAELARTGQLYAAWNAGLDACSPGWLADGSVRYPIVTPRERCGGALPGVKTIFLFRNQTGFPDAQSRYDAYCFREEEQGAAPGRDPGIASAESLGGGRDPNQPTEPDTITSTQLSMVPRAGAEGPTGALSLDGAAADSREPGGTPPRGHGSGRASTPVPPTEDAELSGDVAESPRVSPLPPAPSQPQEEGEEQSGALWVPSPVAPRAGTTVPMAEVTVVTPWHTEVPSSSGAPATGGEEAVPRPPGTDHGMPTVSSEEEEDEEEDDEEEEQPAPSAATVEGFLAAIPGEPGGCVPNPCLNGGTCTEDGAHPTCLCLPGYGGSSCERPLEKCSPGWDGFQGACYKHFSTRRSWEDAESQCRHYGGHLATILTPEEQDFINDQYREYQWIGLNDRTIEGDFQWSDGSPLLYENWHPGQPDSYFLSGENCVVIVWHDGGQWSDVPCNYHLSYTCKMGLVQCGPPPAVSNARAFGKPKQRYEIGSITRYQCRPGFAPRRSPIIRCREDGTWEPPQLACRPGLGQPPDD, via the exons ATGGCCTCAGCcctcccgctgctgctgctctgcgtGCTTGTCCCCACGGTGGTCCCGGAGGTGTTTGGCCCTGGAGATGGCACAG AGGACCTCAAGGCTCTGCAGGTCTCCATCCCGCGCCACCCGGCCCTTGACGCCGTGCTGGCGGGCGACATCACCATCCCCTGCCTCATCACCTACCTCGGTCCCCTGCCCACCGCCGGCACAGCTGGGCGCCGCGCGGTGCTGGGAGCCCCCCGGGTCAAGTGGACCTTCATCTCCGAGGGCAGGGAGGTGGAGATCTTGGTAGCCCGGGGGGACAGGGTGAAGGTGAGCGAGGACTATCGCCTCCGCGCCTCCCTGCCCATCTTCCACCAGCGCTACACCAACGCCTCCCTGCTGCTCACCGAGCTGCGGCCCAACGACTCGGGGATCTACCGCTGCGACGTGCAGCATGGCATCGAGGACGGCCATGACATCCTCGACGTCAAAGTCAAAG ggGTGGTGTTTCATTACCGGGAGGGCTCCATGCGCTACGCCTACACCTTCACCGAGGCGCAGGAGGCTTGTGCCCGGATCGGCGCCCGCATCGCCACCCCCGAGCAGCTCTACGCTGCCTACATGGGCGGCTACGAGCAGTGCGATGCCGGCTGGATCGCCGACCAGACTGTCAG GTATCCCATCCACACGCCTCGCGAGGCCTGTTATGGAGACATGAACGGCTTCCCCGGGGTGAGGAACTACGGGGTGGTGGACCCGGAGGACATGTATGACGTGTACTGCTATGCCGAGGAGCTCCCAG GGGAGATCTTTTTGGAGACGGCCCCAGACAAATTCACGctggaggaggcggcggcgcggTGCCGGGTGCTGGGCGCGGAGCTGGCGCGGACAGGGCAGCTCTACGCGGCTTGGAACGCGGGGCTGGACGCCTGCAGCCCCGGCTGGCTGGCCGATGGCAGCGTCCGCTACCCCATCGTCACCCCCCGGGAACGCTGCGGCGGGGCCCTGCCGGGTGTCAAAACCATCTTCCTCTTCCGCAACCAGACGGGATTCCCCGATGCCCAGAGCAGATACGATGCGTACTGCTTTCGAG AGGAGGAGCAAGGAGCAGCACCGGGCAGGGACCCTGGCATTGCATCAGCAGAGAGCCTGGGTGGAGGGCGAGACCCCAACCAGCCCACAGAGCCGGACACCATCACCAGCACACAGCTCTCCATGGTCCCACGGGCAGGTGCAGAGGGACCCACCGGTGCCCTGTCCCTggatggggctgcagcag ATAGCCGAGAGCCTGGTGGGACCCCTCCGCGTGGCCACGGCTCCGGCAGGGCGAGCACCCCCGTCCCCCCCACCGAAGACGCCGAGCTCTCGGGAGACGTGGCCGAAAGCCCCAGGGTGTCCCCGCTGCCCCCGGCGCCCTCGCAGCctcaggaggagggagaggagcagtCAGGGGCCCTGTGGGTCCCCTCGCCTGTGGCCCCAAGGGCTGGGaccactgtccccatggcagAGGTGACGGTGGTCACCCCATGGCACACGGAGGTGCCCAGCAGCAGCGGTGCCCCAGCCACAGGAGGTGAGGAGGCTGTGCCACGACCCCCAGGCACTGACCATGGGATGCCCACTGTATcttcagaagaggaggaagatgaggaggaggatgatgagGAGGAAGAGCAACCCGCTCCCTCCGCTGCAACGGTGGAGGGTTTCCTTGCAGCCATTCCTGGAGAACCAG GTGgctgtgtccccaacccctGCCTGAACGGAGGGACCTGCACAGAGGACGGTGCCCACCCCACCTGCCTCTGCCTGCCCGGCTATGGAGGCAGCAGCTGCGAGAGAC CGCTGGAGAAGTGCAGCCCCGGCTGGGACGGCTTCCAGGGAGCCTGCTACAAGCATTTCTCTACGCGGCGGAGCTGGGAGGACGCGGAGAGCCAGTGCAGACATTATGGGGGGCACCTGGCCACCATCCTGACCCCCGAAGAGCAGGACTTCATCAACG aCCAGTACAGGGAATACCAGTGGATCGGCTTGAACGACCGGACCATCGAGGGGGATTTCCAGTGGTCTGACGGCAGCCCCTTG CTCTATGAGAACTGGCACCCCGGGCAGCCCGACAGCTACTTTCTCTCCGGGGAGAACTGTGTGGTCATTGTGTGGCACGACGGGGGCCAGTGGAGCGACGTGCCCTGCAACTACCACCTGTCCTACACCTGCAAAATGGGGCTGG TGCAGTGCGGGCCCCCCCCCGCTGTCAGCAACGCCCGCGCCTTCGGCAAACCAAAGCAGCGCTACGAGATTGGCTCCATCACGCGGTACCAGTGCCGCCCCGGCTTTGCCCCCCGCCGCTCGCCCATCATCCGGTGCCgggaggatgggacatgggAGCCCCCCCAGCTCGCCTGTCGCCCCG GCCTGGGTCAGCCCCCCGACGACTGA
- the BCAN gene encoding brevican core protein isoform X1, with protein sequence MASALPLLLLCVLVPTVVPEVFGPGDGTEDLKALQVSIPRHPALDAVLAGDITIPCLITYLGPLPTAGTAGRRAVLGAPRVKWTFISEGREVEILVARGDRVKVSEDYRLRASLPIFHQRYTNASLLLTELRPNDSGIYRCDVQHGIEDGHDILDVKVKGVVFHYREGSMRYAYTFTEAQEACARIGARIATPEQLYAAYMGGYEQCDAGWIADQTVRYPIHTPREACYGDMNGFPGVRNYGVVDPEDMYDVYCYAEELPGEIFLETAPDKFTLEEAAARCRVLGAELARTGQLYAAWNAGLDACSPGWLADGSVRYPIVTPRERCGGALPGVKTIFLFRNQTGFPDAQSRYDAYCFREGTNSFPEAAREPEGLQEIVTVAEKLEELQLPRAQVEIESRGAIYAVPFFEDAELEKPSLSPEDALGPGARHPPLDTSVSPAVPFPTAVAVPEAGVPRSCGAEPGSRSPAEEEGATGAVGECPVPGHELSRTEEEQGAAPGRDPGIASAESLGGGRDPNQPTEPDTITSTQLSMVPRAGAEGPTGALSLDGAAADSREPGGTPPRGHGSGRASTPVPPTEDAELSGDVAESPRVSPLPPAPSQPQEEGEEQSGALWVPSPVAPRAGTTVPMAEVTVVTPWHTEVPSSSGAPATGGEEAVPRPPGTDHGMPTVSSEEEEDEEEDDEEEEQPAPSAATVEGFLAAIPGEPGGCVPNPCLNGGTCTEDGAHPTCLCLPGYGGSSCERPLEKCSPGWDGFQGACYKHFSTRRSWEDAESQCRHYGGHLATILTPEEQDFINDQYREYQWIGLNDRTIEGDFQWSDGSPLLYENWHPGQPDSYFLSGENCVVIVWHDGGQWSDVPCNYHLSYTCKMGLVQCGPPPAVSNARAFGKPKQRYEIGSITRYQCRPGFAPRRSPIIRCREDGTWEPPQLACRPGLGQPPDD encoded by the exons ATGGCCTCAGCcctcccgctgctgctgctctgcgtGCTTGTCCCCACGGTGGTCCCGGAGGTGTTTGGCCCTGGAGATGGCACAG AGGACCTCAAGGCTCTGCAGGTCTCCATCCCGCGCCACCCGGCCCTTGACGCCGTGCTGGCGGGCGACATCACCATCCCCTGCCTCATCACCTACCTCGGTCCCCTGCCCACCGCCGGCACAGCTGGGCGCCGCGCGGTGCTGGGAGCCCCCCGGGTCAAGTGGACCTTCATCTCCGAGGGCAGGGAGGTGGAGATCTTGGTAGCCCGGGGGGACAGGGTGAAGGTGAGCGAGGACTATCGCCTCCGCGCCTCCCTGCCCATCTTCCACCAGCGCTACACCAACGCCTCCCTGCTGCTCACCGAGCTGCGGCCCAACGACTCGGGGATCTACCGCTGCGACGTGCAGCATGGCATCGAGGACGGCCATGACATCCTCGACGTCAAAGTCAAAG ggGTGGTGTTTCATTACCGGGAGGGCTCCATGCGCTACGCCTACACCTTCACCGAGGCGCAGGAGGCTTGTGCCCGGATCGGCGCCCGCATCGCCACCCCCGAGCAGCTCTACGCTGCCTACATGGGCGGCTACGAGCAGTGCGATGCCGGCTGGATCGCCGACCAGACTGTCAG GTATCCCATCCACACGCCTCGCGAGGCCTGTTATGGAGACATGAACGGCTTCCCCGGGGTGAGGAACTACGGGGTGGTGGACCCGGAGGACATGTATGACGTGTACTGCTATGCCGAGGAGCTCCCAG GGGAGATCTTTTTGGAGACGGCCCCAGACAAATTCACGctggaggaggcggcggcgcggTGCCGGGTGCTGGGCGCGGAGCTGGCGCGGACAGGGCAGCTCTACGCGGCTTGGAACGCGGGGCTGGACGCCTGCAGCCCCGGCTGGCTGGCCGATGGCAGCGTCCGCTACCCCATCGTCACCCCCCGGGAACGCTGCGGCGGGGCCCTGCCGGGTGTCAAAACCATCTTCCTCTTCCGCAACCAGACGGGATTCCCCGATGCCCAGAGCAGATACGATGCGTACTGCTTTCGAG AAGGGACAAACTCTTTCCCTGAGGCTGCCAGAGAGCCCGAGGGCCTGCAGGAGATTGTTACAGTGGCAGAaaagctggaggagctgcagctgcccagAGCGCAAGTGGAGATTGAGTCGCGAGGGGCTATATACGCCGTCCCTTTCTTTGAGGACGCGGAGCTGGAAAAGCCGAGCCTGTCCCCCGAAGACGCACTGGGGCCAGGGGCCCGGCACCCCCCACTAGATACCTCCGTGTCCCCTGCCGTCCCTTTCCCCACGGCCGTGGCCGTCCCCGAGGCAGGCGTCCCGCGTAGCTGTGGTGCGGAGCCGGGGAGCCGGTCCCCCGCGGAGGAGGAGGGGGCGACAGGGGCAGTTGGGGAGTGCCCAGTGCCCGGGCACGAGCTGTCCCGCACGG AGGAGGAGCAAGGAGCAGCACCGGGCAGGGACCCTGGCATTGCATCAGCAGAGAGCCTGGGTGGAGGGCGAGACCCCAACCAGCCCACAGAGCCGGACACCATCACCAGCACACAGCTCTCCATGGTCCCACGGGCAGGTGCAGAGGGACCCACCGGTGCCCTGTCCCTggatggggctgcagcag ATAGCCGAGAGCCTGGTGGGACCCCTCCGCGTGGCCACGGCTCCGGCAGGGCGAGCACCCCCGTCCCCCCCACCGAAGACGCCGAGCTCTCGGGAGACGTGGCCGAAAGCCCCAGGGTGTCCCCGCTGCCCCCGGCGCCCTCGCAGCctcaggaggagggagaggagcagtCAGGGGCCCTGTGGGTCCCCTCGCCTGTGGCCCCAAGGGCTGGGaccactgtccccatggcagAGGTGACGGTGGTCACCCCATGGCACACGGAGGTGCCCAGCAGCAGCGGTGCCCCAGCCACAGGAGGTGAGGAGGCTGTGCCACGACCCCCAGGCACTGACCATGGGATGCCCACTGTATcttcagaagaggaggaagatgaggaggaggatgatgagGAGGAAGAGCAACCCGCTCCCTCCGCTGCAACGGTGGAGGGTTTCCTTGCAGCCATTCCTGGAGAACCAG GTGgctgtgtccccaacccctGCCTGAACGGAGGGACCTGCACAGAGGACGGTGCCCACCCCACCTGCCTCTGCCTGCCCGGCTATGGAGGCAGCAGCTGCGAGAGAC CGCTGGAGAAGTGCAGCCCCGGCTGGGACGGCTTCCAGGGAGCCTGCTACAAGCATTTCTCTACGCGGCGGAGCTGGGAGGACGCGGAGAGCCAGTGCAGACATTATGGGGGGCACCTGGCCACCATCCTGACCCCCGAAGAGCAGGACTTCATCAACG aCCAGTACAGGGAATACCAGTGGATCGGCTTGAACGACCGGACCATCGAGGGGGATTTCCAGTGGTCTGACGGCAGCCCCTTG CTCTATGAGAACTGGCACCCCGGGCAGCCCGACAGCTACTTTCTCTCCGGGGAGAACTGTGTGGTCATTGTGTGGCACGACGGGGGCCAGTGGAGCGACGTGCCCTGCAACTACCACCTGTCCTACACCTGCAAAATGGGGCTGG TGCAGTGCGGGCCCCCCCCCGCTGTCAGCAACGCCCGCGCCTTCGGCAAACCAAAGCAGCGCTACGAGATTGGCTCCATCACGCGGTACCAGTGCCGCCCCGGCTTTGCCCCCCGCCGCTCGCCCATCATCCGGTGCCgggaggatgggacatgggAGCCCCCCCAGCTCGCCTGTCGCCCCG GCCTGGGTCAGCCCCCCGACGACTGA